The region CCGAACCAGGTTCGTTGTGAATTTTCCCGTGACTCGTGAAGCGATCGGTCGCCTCAGGCGCAACTGACTCGACAACGAAAGCCTACGGGGAGGACACAACAATGAGCATCAATCGGCGACTTCAGTGGTATTTGGACAGTCACCATATCGAGTACGACGTCCTACCTCATGGACATACCAACAGCATGAGCGAGAGCGCGCGGGCTGCGCACGTACCTCGCGGTCTCGTGGCGAAGTGCGTGCTGTTCGAGGACGAGCGGGGCTACGTGATGGCCGTCGTGCCCGCATCATGCCGGGTCAACATGGACAGACTCGAGCGGGCGACCGGACGCCATCTCGAACTCGCTTCAGAGTCAGAGTTGACCGACATCTTCATCGGTTGCGAGCGCGGAGCCATTCCTCCGATGGGGAATGCGTACAACATCCCAACGGCGATCGATGAGTGCTTGCTGCGCGTCCCCGATGTCTACTTCGAAGAAGGTGATCACGCGGGTTTGGTACACGTCTCGGGCGCCGACTTCCGCTCACTCGGCTGGAACACCGCGTATGGGCAGCTCGGTCGCCCCGTTTGACCCAGTGATCGAGTTTTTC is a window of Myxococcales bacterium DNA encoding:
- a CDS encoding YbaK/EbsC family protein produces the protein MSINRRLQWYLDSHHIEYDVLPHGHTNSMSESARAAHVPRGLVAKCVLFEDERGYVMAVVPASCRVNMDRLERATGRHLELASESELTDIFIGCERGAIPPMGNAYNIPTAIDECLLRVPDVYFEEGDHAGLVHVSGADFRSLGWNTAYGQLGRPV